One window of Chloroflexus aggregans DSM 9485 genomic DNA carries:
- a CDS encoding R3H domain-containing nucleic acid-binding protein, which produces MAVTDTVNDIQLLLATLPPAIRDAIQKANDQDNLLEIVMDLGRLPEARYRGHELFLSDREVTAEDINYVIARIGEFGEDNRAGIPRTLHRISGIRNRRGVVIGLTCRVGRAVYGTVDIIRDLVETGQSILLLGKPGTGKTTLLRETARVLGDELRKRVVIVDTSNEIAGDGDIPHPGIGRARRMQVPRPSEQHNVMIEAVENHMPEVIVIDEIGTELEAAAARTIAERGVQLIGTAHGNTLDNLMINPTLSDLVGGIQAVTLGDEEARRRGTQKTVLERKAPPTFSILVEIQSWDSVTVYPDVAAAVDAILRGEEPPCEQRIREPDGTVRREPVRRALIDAPAFGFRRSRGGREQSQMGTNGPRLRDRNGSMTGSVTTVPPQRIFPFGVSRNRLQNAIERLRVPAVIVRDLKDATLVMTLKNYYRQSSHQLRQAEEQGVPVYVLRNNTITQMERQLAQVFQLREMFDDEAEYSRSDSVIEEALLETEQAIAQVINGERNAVELTPRSSYIRRLQHQMADRYNLRSESRGDDPNRRVKIFR; this is translated from the coding sequence ATGGCTGTGACGGACACTGTCAATGACATTCAGCTTCTATTAGCAACATTGCCACCAGCGATACGTGACGCGATCCAGAAAGCTAACGATCAGGATAATTTGCTCGAGATCGTGATGGATCTGGGCCGTCTGCCTGAAGCACGCTATCGTGGTCACGAACTATTCTTGAGCGATCGGGAGGTGACCGCTGAAGATATCAATTATGTCATTGCCCGCATCGGTGAATTTGGTGAAGATAATCGCGCCGGTATTCCTCGTACACTGCATCGTATATCGGGCATTCGTAATCGCCGTGGTGTGGTTATTGGCTTGACCTGCCGCGTTGGCCGGGCAGTCTACGGTACGGTTGATATTATTCGCGATTTGGTTGAAACCGGTCAGAGTATTTTGCTGCTCGGTAAGCCGGGTACCGGTAAGACGACGCTGTTGCGTGAGACGGCGCGAGTGCTCGGTGATGAGTTGCGTAAGCGGGTGGTGATAGTCGATACCTCAAATGAGATTGCCGGCGATGGTGATATTCCCCATCCCGGTATCGGTCGTGCCCGCCGTATGCAGGTACCGCGACCGTCCGAACAGCATAATGTGATGATCGAGGCGGTTGAGAATCACATGCCTGAAGTGATTGTGATCGATGAGATCGGTACCGAATTGGAAGCTGCTGCCGCTCGTACTATTGCCGAACGTGGGGTACAGTTGATCGGGACGGCGCACGGTAATACCCTCGATAATCTGATGATTAACCCCACGCTGTCGGATCTGGTGGGAGGGATCCAGGCGGTGACGCTTGGTGATGAAGAGGCGCGTCGGCGTGGAACACAAAAGACGGTGCTCGAGCGCAAAGCGCCACCGACGTTTAGCATTCTGGTTGAGATTCAGTCGTGGGATAGCGTGACCGTCTACCCGGATGTAGCAGCGGCGGTTGATGCCATTTTGCGCGGTGAGGAGCCGCCATGTGAGCAACGCATCCGCGAGCCGGACGGTACGGTGCGGCGTGAGCCGGTACGGCGCGCGCTGATCGATGCCCCGGCGTTTGGTTTCCGACGTAGTCGGGGTGGGCGTGAACAGTCGCAGATGGGGACAAACGGTCCACGTTTGCGTGATCGGAATGGTAGTATGACCGGCTCGGTTACTACCGTGCCACCCCAGCGTATCTTCCCGTTTGGTGTGAGTCGCAACCGATTGCAAAATGCAATTGAACGACTGCGGGTGCCCGCCGTTATTGTGCGTGACTTGAAAGATGCAACCTTAGTGATGACCCTGAAAAACTACTACCGGCAGAGTTCACATCAGTTGCGGCAAGCTGAGGAACAGGGGGTGCCGGTGTATGTGTTGCGCAACAATACGATCACGCAGATGGAACGTCAATTAGCCCAAGTCTTTCAGTTGCGCGAGATGTTTGATGATGAAGCAGAGTATTCGCGCAGCGATTCGGTGATCGAAGAGGCATTGCTCGAGACTGAACAGGCGATTGCGCAAGTTATCAACGGTGAACGCAATGCGGTAGAATTGACGCCACGTAGTAGTTATATTCGCCGCTTACAACATCAGATGGCCGATCGGTACAATCTACGTTCAGAGAGCCGTGGCGATGATCCAAACCGGCGGGTGAAGATCTTTCGGTAA
- the tmk gene encoding dTMP kinase: MHRGLFITFEGPEGAGKSTQARRLYERLQAAGYPVILTREPGGTRIGELIRRILIDLRHTEMAPTTEILLFSAARAQLVSELIRPYLATGGIVVCDRYADSTFAYQGYGLGRDLEELRVITEVATGGLKPDLTFYLQIDVEIGLQRKQHARERSERGGQPAEWNRLDARDLAYHRRVMHGFVELMKQEPERWHALDADQPVDELAEQIWHAVMPLLDRITPLATR, encoded by the coding sequence ATGCACCGTGGGTTGTTTATCACGTTTGAGGGGCCAGAGGGAGCCGGCAAGAGCACACAAGCACGCCGCCTATATGAGCGTTTGCAAGCTGCGGGCTATCCGGTAATCTTGACACGCGAGCCGGGTGGTACCCGAATTGGAGAACTGATCCGCCGGATTTTGATCGATTTGCGCCATACGGAAATGGCTCCCACTACCGAAATATTGTTGTTTTCGGCAGCACGTGCGCAGTTGGTCAGTGAATTGATCCGACCTTATCTGGCGACCGGGGGGATTGTAGTGTGTGACCGGTATGCCGATTCGACATTTGCGTACCAGGGCTACGGGCTGGGGCGTGATCTCGAAGAATTGCGGGTGATTACCGAGGTAGCGACCGGGGGGCTTAAGCCCGATCTTACGTTTTACCTGCAAATTGATGTGGAAATCGGCTTGCAACGTAAGCAACATGCCCGTGAGCGTTCGGAACGAGGTGGGCAGCCGGCTGAATGGAACCGTCTAGACGCTCGTGATTTGGCTTACCATCGGCGGGTCATGCACGGATTCGTTGAGTTAATGAAACAGGAACCGGAACGCTGGCATGCACTTGATGCCGATCAGCCGGTTGATGAACTGGCTGAACAAATTTGGCATGCCGTGATGCCGCTATTGGATCGGATTACGCCGCTTGCTACGCGATGA
- a CDS encoding cyclic-di-AMP receptor, with translation MRLILAVVQSQDATNLVEALTEHGYRVTRLSSQGGFLREGNVTLLLSVEDQQVNPVINIIREHCSTRTRYVSPMPPIAESGEFYPPAPLEVQVGGATVFVLRAQTRKL, from the coding sequence ATGCGCCTCATTCTGGCCGTCGTTCAATCTCAAGATGCAACTAATTTGGTGGAAGCGCTGACCGAACATGGGTATCGCGTGACCCGCCTCAGTAGTCAGGGTGGATTTTTGCGCGAAGGGAATGTGACACTGTTGCTTAGTGTCGAGGATCAACAGGTTAATCCGGTCATCAACATCATCCGTGAACATTGTTCGACCCGCACACGTTACGTTTCGCCAATGCCACCGATTGCCGAGTCGGGTGAGTTTTATCCGCCAGCACCACTTGAGGTTCAAGTGGGTGGTGCCACCGTGTTCGTGTTGCGTGCCCAAACTCGTAAGTTATAA
- a CDS encoding zinc ribbon domain-containing protein, translating into MEAIQEFIANILPLLRLGAIVLGAYAVLLWAASVLWAYRDIRRRTEDVSVQVLAVGIVLLLPFLGIPLHLILRPPQTLAEKYERTLEEEFLRRDLEDQLVCPECQRPIESDFIICPHCHTRLRRHCDTCGRVIDLTWRICPYCGSSQTRGVATRAESHPVVPPVGVSKQ; encoded by the coding sequence ATGGAAGCAATCCAGGAATTTATCGCCAATATTTTGCCCTTGCTACGCCTTGGTGCGATCGTTTTAGGGGCATATGCAGTGCTGCTGTGGGCGGCTTCTGTGTTGTGGGCCTATCGCGATATTCGTCGTCGTACCGAGGATGTCTCAGTCCAGGTATTAGCAGTCGGTATTGTGCTGTTATTGCCATTCCTCGGTATTCCTCTCCATTTGATCCTTCGGCCACCACAAACCCTCGCCGAGAAATACGAACGCACGCTCGAAGAGGAGTTTCTCCGTCGCGATCTTGAAGATCAACTGGTGTGTCCCGAATGTCAGCGTCCGATTGAGTCGGATTTTATTATCTGTCCTCACTGTCATACCCGGTTGCGCCGGCATTGCGATACGTGCGGTAGAGTCATCGATTTGACATGGCGCATTTGCCCGTATTGTGGATCAAGTCAGACCCGTGGTGTAGCTACGCGGGCGGAGTCCCACCCCGTAGTACCACCGGTAGGAGTAAGTAAACAATGA
- a CDS encoding P1 family peptidase has translation MKVPAITDVKGILVGHATDTAALTGVTVVLTPDGATAGVDVRGGAPGTRETDLLNPVNLVQQVNAVVLTGGSAFGLAAATGVVSWLYERGYGFDVGLTKVPIVPAAVIFDLGIGRADVWPDATMGYAACVAADASVAEGSVGAGIGATVGKVGGMNTAMRGGVGTWSETLADGVTVGALVVVNAFGDVVDPQGRIIAGARGPGQTLVGTGALLRGGLSRQSFADTTGQHTTIAVVATNARLDKAAATRLAIMAQDGLARAIRPAHSPFDGDTVFALSTDVYEAPPLVTLGAVAADVLAIAIVRAVQAATTVAGVPAARDVPSA, from the coding sequence ATGAAGGTACCGGCTATTACCGATGTGAAAGGCATATTGGTCGGTCACGCTACCGATACTGCTGCATTGACCGGTGTGACGGTTGTGTTGACACCAGATGGTGCAACCGCAGGTGTTGATGTGCGCGGTGGTGCTCCTGGCACCCGTGAGACGGATCTGCTCAATCCGGTGAATCTGGTTCAGCAGGTTAATGCGGTGGTGTTGACAGGTGGCAGTGCGTTTGGTTTGGCCGCCGCCACAGGAGTGGTGTCATGGCTCTACGAGCGGGGATACGGTTTTGATGTTGGCCTCACCAAAGTGCCAATTGTCCCGGCAGCAGTGATCTTCGATCTCGGTATCGGACGTGCTGATGTATGGCCCGATGCGACAATGGGCTATGCAGCTTGTGTTGCGGCTGATGCGAGTGTGGCTGAAGGTAGTGTTGGCGCCGGGATCGGAGCAACTGTGGGTAAAGTTGGTGGTATGAACACGGCAATGCGGGGTGGTGTAGGGACGTGGAGTGAAACGCTTGCCGATGGGGTAACGGTTGGCGCATTGGTGGTCGTGAATGCGTTTGGTGATGTGGTTGATCCACAAGGACGGATCATCGCCGGCGCACGCGGCCCGGGTCAAACGTTGGTAGGTACCGGCGCGTTGTTGCGTGGAGGGTTGAGCCGACAATCATTCGCTGATACCACCGGCCAACATACGACGATTGCGGTTGTGGCAACCAATGCTCGATTGGATAAAGCTGCGGCAACCCGCCTGGCGATTATGGCACAGGATGGGCTGGCCCGCGCTATTCGTCCGGCTCATTCGCCGTTTGATGGTGATACCGTGTTTGCCCTTTCTACCGATGTCTACGAAGCTCCCCCTTTGGTAACGCTCGGTGCTGTAGCTGCCGATGTGCTTGCGATCGCGATTGTGCGTGCTGTCCAAGCTGCAACGACGGTAGCCGGTGTTCCGGCAGCGCGTGATGTGCCGTCAGCCTGA
- a CDS encoding peptide ABC transporter substrate-binding protein → MKRFLIVLVALWGLVTFAGCRVELTNPENTPVVMATPTPIVTLPTERILRIGLVAEPPDLLPYHSTPTDERLSGAITELIFPSPLLPVNFTLQPTGVLTDLPSLVNGGVVTTTVTVFRDALGQITDTPTEQTDEVTQVSVTFHWNAELRWSDGTPVTAADSVFAYELAQSANLGQAAASRLAMIARYEQVDEHTTRAVLNPDVTDPAYLTSFWTPLPRHLLSKVDPKQIWQSDFARRPVGYGPYMIRSFEGGSLELVRNPYYTGPKAPFDTILFVFRNDPAQLIELVNSGSLDLVFIEQPMPELLTSLLQSDNRGFQVSTSPNPIWEHLDFNLDVPLLQDIRVRRAIAYAINRPLLVEQLLGGKSNVLESWILPGQLGYPPLDQITRYPYNPDEARRLLDEAKLVDTDGDGWREYEGLPLLLSLVTSANSPLRQAVAERIANDLAQVGIQVEVTSLPVSELYSVDGPLYRRTFQLALFGWIAGPHPRGWELWSCAGVPGEANNWTGNNFAGWCFFEANEAINTATTALDLETQKAAYLRQQQLFTQELPVLPLFQRIDVLVAREGLSGWRLDPIAPFTWNISEWQLR, encoded by the coding sequence ATGAAGCGTTTCCTAATAGTTCTCGTGGCCCTGTGGGGATTGGTAACATTTGCCGGATGTCGGGTCGAGTTAACCAATCCAGAAAATACGCCGGTCGTGATGGCAACACCGACGCCGATAGTAACGCTACCCACCGAGCGAATACTACGGATTGGATTGGTGGCCGAACCTCCTGATCTATTGCCGTACCACAGTACTCCAACTGATGAGCGGTTGAGTGGGGCGATTACCGAGTTGATCTTTCCTTCACCACTTTTACCGGTGAATTTTACGCTGCAACCTACCGGTGTATTAACTGACTTGCCCAGTTTGGTCAACGGTGGTGTCGTTACAACAACGGTGACCGTTTTTCGTGATGCATTGGGCCAGATTACCGATACACCGACTGAACAGACCGATGAAGTAACCCAAGTTAGTGTGACTTTTCATTGGAACGCTGAACTGCGTTGGTCTGATGGTACACCGGTGACGGCTGCCGATTCGGTCTTTGCCTACGAGCTAGCACAGAGCGCCAATCTCGGTCAAGCGGCTGCCAGTCGGTTGGCGATGATTGCCCGCTATGAGCAAGTTGATGAGCATACGACCCGTGCTGTGCTCAATCCTGATGTTACCGATCCGGCCTATCTGACCAGTTTCTGGACGCCACTACCTCGTCATTTGCTGAGCAAGGTCGATCCGAAACAAATCTGGCAAAGTGATTTTGCACGCCGTCCTGTCGGCTATGGCCCTTATATGATCCGCAGTTTTGAGGGCGGTTCGTTAGAGTTAGTGCGTAATCCCTATTACACCGGGCCGAAAGCTCCATTTGATACGATACTCTTCGTGTTTCGTAACGATCCGGCGCAGTTGATCGAATTGGTCAACAGTGGCAGCCTCGATCTTGTCTTCATTGAGCAGCCGATGCCGGAACTCTTAACCAGCCTATTGCAGAGCGATAACCGTGGGTTTCAGGTCAGCACATCACCGAACCCAATTTGGGAGCATCTCGATTTCAACCTTGATGTACCGCTGCTGCAAGATATTCGTGTGCGGCGAGCGATTGCGTATGCGATTAACCGCCCGTTGCTCGTGGAGCAGTTGTTAGGTGGGAAGAGTAACGTCCTCGAGAGCTGGATATTGCCCGGTCAGCTTGGGTATCCACCGCTCGATCAGATTACGCGCTACCCGTATAATCCCGATGAGGCACGTCGTCTGCTTGATGAAGCAAAGTTAGTCGACACCGATGGGGATGGTTGGCGGGAGTATGAAGGTTTGCCGTTGTTACTTTCGTTGGTAACAAGCGCCAACTCGCCGCTACGTCAAGCAGTCGCCGAGCGGATTGCCAACGATCTGGCACAGGTCGGGATTCAAGTTGAAGTGACGTCGTTGCCGGTGAGCGAGTTGTATAGTGTCGATGGCCCACTATACCGGCGCACCTTCCAACTGGCGTTGTTTGGTTGGATTGCCGGGCCACACCCTCGTGGTTGGGAGCTGTGGAGCTGTGCCGGTGTGCCGGGCGAGGCGAACAATTGGACGGGCAATAATTTTGCGGGCTGGTGTTTCTTTGAGGCGAATGAGGCGATTAATACGGCAACGACGGCGCTTGATCTAGAAACACAAAAGGCGGCGTATTTACGCCAACAGCAGTTGTTTACCCAAGAGTTGCCGGTGCTGCCGCTCTTTCAGCGGATTGATGTGCTCGTGGCGCGTGAGGGTTTGTCGGGTTGGCGCCTTGATCCGATTGCACCGTTTACGTGGAACATTAGCGAGTGGCAGCTTCGGTAA
- a CDS encoding Mur ligase family protein yields MNHLRTTVALALGRTARILSRRFHLGGGTSLPGQIARSIEPAILTTICTALPDGVILIAGTNGKTTTSRMLAAILEHTGEPLLHNRAGANLLPGLTTVAITDTDWRGRPHARRALFETDEAALPQAIAETRPRLVVLLNLFRDQLDRYGEIDTIAGNWRRALQTLPETSTVVFNADDPAIAGLTEHLPARVIGFGLNDTRHAVAAATHIADSQFCQTCGHRYHYRHIFYAHIGHYTCPHCGRHRPDPQIALTTLEPRGLDGSELQIRHPGGQLQIHLPLPGLYNAQNALAATAAALALGIAPATIGVALTTFQAAFGRIERITAGPNGPPMLIALIKNPVGASETVRMLTATTTRPLHLLIAINDRFADGTDVSWLWDADFEPLAGRIARVTVSGTRAADMALRLDYAGVDGAAITVIDDLPTALDTALATLPVGETLAVLPTYTAMLDLRAEIARRGWAKPFWET; encoded by the coding sequence ATGAACCATTTACGCACTACTGTCGCATTAGCCTTGGGACGTACCGCCAGAATTCTCTCCCGCCGTTTCCATCTCGGCGGCGGGACGAGCTTACCCGGTCAAATCGCCCGCTCAATTGAACCGGCAATCTTGACCACCATTTGCACGGCATTACCCGATGGTGTGATTCTGATCGCCGGCACCAACGGGAAGACCACGACGAGTCGCATGTTAGCGGCCATTCTCGAACATACCGGCGAACCACTGTTGCACAACCGCGCCGGTGCCAACCTGCTTCCCGGCCTTACCACCGTCGCCATCACCGATACCGATTGGCGCGGACGCCCCCATGCCCGTCGCGCCCTGTTCGAGACTGATGAAGCGGCGTTACCACAAGCTATCGCCGAAACCCGCCCACGGCTCGTTGTCTTGCTCAACCTATTCCGAGACCAACTCGACCGCTACGGCGAGATTGACACCATCGCCGGCAACTGGCGGCGGGCATTGCAAACCTTACCCGAAACCAGTACTGTCGTGTTCAACGCTGATGATCCGGCTATTGCCGGCCTCACCGAACACCTTCCTGCGCGCGTAATCGGGTTTGGGTTAAATGACACCCGTCACGCAGTTGCTGCCGCTACGCACATCGCCGACTCACAATTTTGCCAGACGTGCGGCCACCGTTATCACTACCGGCACATCTTCTACGCCCACATCGGTCACTATACCTGCCCACACTGCGGACGCCACCGACCCGATCCGCAGATTGCACTGACTACGCTTGAACCACGTGGATTAGACGGCAGTGAGCTTCAGATCAGACATCCGGGCGGTCAGCTCCAAATACACCTCCCACTCCCCGGCCTCTACAACGCACAGAATGCACTGGCCGCAACCGCCGCCGCATTAGCGCTCGGCATTGCACCGGCAACAATTGGTGTAGCCCTAACCACATTTCAGGCCGCTTTTGGTCGCATCGAGCGGATCACTGCCGGCCCCAATGGCCCACCAATGCTGATTGCGCTGATTAAAAATCCGGTGGGAGCTTCAGAGACGGTGCGGATGCTCACGGCCACAACGACGCGACCATTACATCTCCTGATCGCGATCAACGACCGCTTCGCCGACGGTACCGACGTTTCGTGGCTGTGGGATGCCGATTTCGAGCCTTTGGCTGGACGGATCGCTCGCGTGACGGTCAGCGGTACGCGCGCCGCCGATATGGCCTTGCGTCTTGATTATGCTGGGGTTGATGGAGCCGCGATCACGGTTATCGATGATCTGCCAACAGCCCTCGATACAGCATTGGCAACCTTACCCGTTGGCGAAACCCTCGCCGTACTACCGACCTATACCGCTATGCTCGACCTCCGCGCCGAGATCGCCCGCCGTGGCTGGGCCAAACCGTTTTGGGAAACCTGA
- the proC gene encoding pyrroline-5-carboxylate reductase: MLTDLPIAVIGAGAMGEAIIGGLLRNELVTPDQILASHPRDDRRRDLAHRYAIHTTHDNLEAAKWGRVVIFAVKPQQLRRILPPLRGAIRDEDLVISVIAGVTIATFAEALDHQAIVRSMPNTPAQIGAGMTVWTAASAVTEHQRRWAATVLGALGRELYVDNETYLDMATAINGTGPAYVFLMMEAMIDAGVHLGLSRRIAEELVQQTMLGSVQYAMQSGLHPAQLRNAVTSPGGTSAAALSELERGGLRTVLADAIWAAYRRSVELGRQG; the protein is encoded by the coding sequence ATGCTCACTGACTTGCCAATTGCCGTGATTGGTGCCGGTGCGATGGGTGAAGCGATCATCGGCGGTCTTTTGCGCAACGAACTCGTCACACCCGATCAGATACTGGCCAGCCATCCCCGTGACGATCGCCGGCGCGATCTCGCTCATCGCTACGCGATTCACACAACCCACGACAATCTCGAAGCGGCTAAATGGGGGCGGGTTGTCATTTTTGCCGTCAAACCACAACAGTTACGACGCATTTTACCGCCATTGCGTGGTGCAATCCGCGACGAAGATCTCGTGATCTCGGTGATTGCCGGGGTCACCATCGCTACGTTTGCCGAGGCCCTCGATCACCAAGCTATCGTGCGGAGCATGCCAAACACGCCTGCCCAAATCGGTGCCGGTATGACGGTATGGACGGCGGCGTCCGCCGTGACCGAGCATCAGCGGAGGTGGGCAGCGACAGTACTCGGTGCGCTGGGACGTGAGTTGTACGTTGATAACGAGACGTATCTCGATATGGCTACCGCGATTAACGGGACGGGGCCAGCTTACGTCTTTTTGATGATGGAAGCGATGATCGATGCCGGCGTCCACCTCGGCTTATCGCGCCGCATCGCCGAGGAGCTAGTCCAGCAGACGATGCTCGGTTCGGTACAGTACGCGATGCAGAGTGGTCTCCATCCGGCACAGTTGCGCAATGCAGTTACCTCACCTGGCGGCACCAGCGCTGCGGCACTGAGCGAACTTGAACGGGGTGGATTACGGACAGTGCTGGCCGATGCGATCTGGGCTGCTTACCGTCGTTCGGTTGAATTGGGAAGGCAGGGCTAG
- a CDS encoding PIG-L deacetylase family protein has translation MRSQPETIILRPTMVDTRPTLLAVFAHPDDESFGPGGTLARYAWSGTAVHLICATGGEEGTVDPALLNGYQSVAELRRAELLRAAEALGLSSVTLLGYRDSGMPGTAANAHPDALINQPREQVVEQIVQRIRQLHPQVVITFDPIGGYRHPDHIAIHEATVAAFHAAGDPSAYPSAGPAYAPQKLYYTTFSRRLLRLVVRLMPLFGRDPRAFGRNRDVDLTKLVEVDFPTHARIDTTAVREKVQMAAVAHLSQGGGGPFTRGPLSTIVRLLGSADTFMRAYPPATDDVREDDLFAGVVW, from the coding sequence ATGCGTTCACAACCAGAAACGATTATCCTACGGCCAACGATGGTCGATACTCGTCCAACATTATTAGCCGTTTTTGCGCACCCTGACGATGAAAGCTTCGGTCCGGGTGGTACATTAGCACGGTATGCGTGGTCGGGGACGGCAGTGCATCTGATTTGTGCTACCGGCGGCGAAGAGGGTACCGTCGATCCAGCACTGCTCAACGGCTACCAATCGGTGGCAGAATTGCGACGAGCTGAGCTATTGCGGGCTGCCGAGGCACTTGGTCTGAGCAGTGTGACGTTATTGGGCTACCGTGATTCGGGGATGCCCGGAACCGCGGCCAATGCCCATCCTGACGCGCTGATCAACCAACCGCGTGAACAGGTGGTTGAGCAGATTGTGCAACGTATTCGCCAACTGCATCCGCAGGTCGTGATCACCTTCGACCCGATCGGTGGGTATCGCCACCCCGACCATATCGCCATCCACGAAGCGACCGTTGCTGCCTTCCACGCTGCCGGCGATCCGTCGGCTTACCCATCCGCAGGACCGGCTTACGCGCCACAGAAGCTCTACTACACTACCTTTTCGCGTCGTCTCTTGCGCTTGGTCGTGCGGTTGATGCCGCTGTTCGGGCGAGATCCACGTGCGTTTGGCCGTAATCGTGATGTCGATCTGACCAAACTGGTAGAAGTTGATTTTCCGACCCATGCTCGGATTGATACGACCGCTGTCCGTGAGAAGGTACAGATGGCGGCAGTAGCACATCTGAGTCAGGGTGGTGGTGGGCCGTTTACCCGTGGCCCGTTAAGCACTATCGTGAGGTTGCTCGGCAGTGCTGATACGTTTATGCGGGCGTATCCACCGGCCACCGACGATGTGCGCGAAGATGATCTGTTTGCCGGTGTGGTGTGGTAG
- a CDS encoding metallophosphoesterase family protein: protein MAFRILHISDVHTGPPFNPAAAERLIADAHTLKPDLVVISGDFVQRADFAAQWRAARILRERLPQPQLVVAGNHDVPLFNLPERLLHPLRRYQQQISPDLNPVFTAPGLAVVGACTAHGWTVDGGKLYPNQMTALRQRLSQFGPDVYKIVVWHHPVALPPTYRRKRVTISNAHEAIRLLDELAVDLLLCGHLHISFVGNTRDFQPDVRHGTYIVQSGTTTSRRGYGPEHGMNTCNLITIEHDGACVQHLRLDQHGDGFRPFAEHWLPRQTVTVTGS, encoded by the coding sequence GTGGCATTCCGTATCCTACATATCTCCGACGTTCACACCGGCCCGCCGTTCAACCCTGCCGCTGCCGAACGCTTGATTGCCGATGCACACACGCTCAAACCCGATCTGGTGGTCATTTCAGGCGATTTCGTGCAACGGGCCGACTTTGCCGCTCAGTGGCGTGCTGCCCGTATCCTGCGAGAGCGCCTCCCACAACCGCAACTGGTGGTGGCCGGGAATCACGACGTACCGCTCTTTAACTTGCCCGAACGCCTGTTGCATCCGTTACGCCGGTATCAGCAACAAATTTCACCCGACTTGAACCCTGTTTTTACTGCACCCGGCCTCGCAGTTGTCGGTGCGTGTACTGCCCATGGCTGGACAGTAGACGGCGGGAAGCTTTACCCCAACCAAATGACGGCGTTGCGTCAGCGCCTCTCCCAATTCGGCCCTGATGTCTACAAAATTGTGGTCTGGCATCATCCGGTCGCGTTGCCACCCACCTATCGGCGTAAGCGGGTGACGATCAGCAACGCCCATGAGGCGATTCGTCTGCTCGATGAGTTGGCCGTCGATCTCCTGCTCTGTGGTCACTTGCACATCAGCTTTGTCGGTAATACCCGTGACTTTCAGCCCGATGTACGTCACGGCACCTATATCGTACAGAGTGGCACCACCACTTCACGACGCGGCTATGGCCCTGAGCACGGCATGAATACCTGCAATCTGATTACCATCGAGCATGACGGCGCGTGCGTACAGCATCTACGGCTCGATCAACACGGTGACGGGTTCCGCCCCTTCGCCGAGCATTGGCTTCCGCGGCAAACCGTGACGGTGACCGGGTCTTGA